From the Lathyrus oleraceus cultivar Zhongwan6 chromosome 4, CAAS_Psat_ZW6_1.0, whole genome shotgun sequence genome, one window contains:
- the LOC127138697 gene encoding oligouridylate-binding protein 1 — translation MLPQKLRQNPIMQHSLYHHPALITPPQIEPILSGNLPPGFDSSTCRSVYVGNIHPQVTEALLQELFSNAGALEGCKLIRKEKSSYGFVDYFDRSSAAIAIVTLNGRNIFGQAIKVNWAYARGQREDTSGHFHIFVGDLSPEVTDATLYACFSVYSSCSDARVMWDQKTGRSRGFGFVSFRNQQEAQSAINELTGKWLGSRQIRCNWATKGANTNDEKQSSDCKVVVELASGVSGEITEERQEITSYDGPEKNPQYTTVYVGNLAPEVTSVDLHHHFHALGVGTIEDVRVQRDKGFGFVRYSTHGEAALAIQMGNTRFLFGKPIKCSWGSKPTPPGTASTPLPPPASPHVPVPGFSLAGLAAYERQMALSKMNGAHALLQQQQNQHALKQAAMGMGALGAGYGTGFPNVAAAQNLMYYQ, via the exons ATGCTACCACAAAAGCTTAGACAGAATCCAATTATGCAACACTCTCTCTACCATCACCCAGCTCTTATCACTCCTCCTCAG ATAGAGCCTATCTTGAGTGGAAATCTGCCTCCTGGCTTTGATTCAAGTACATGCCGCAGTGT CTATGTAGGCAACATTCATCCTCAAGTTACAGAAGCACTTCTTCAAGAGCTTTTTTCAAATGCTGGCGCGCTTGAAGGTTGCAAGCTTATTCGGAAAGAGAAG TCATCATATGGATTTGTCGACTACTTTGATCGCAGTTCAGCTGCTATTGCTATTGTTACTCTCAACGGAAGGAATAT TTTTGGACAGGCTATCAAAGTTAACTGGGCTTATGCTCGTGGCCAGAGAGAAGACACTTCAG GACACTTTCATATTTTTGTTGGTGACCTTAGTCCCGAGGTTACAGATGCAACTCTGTATGCTTGCTTCTCTGTGTATTCTAGTTGCTC AGATGCAAGGGTAATGTGGGATCAGAAGACAGGCAGATCCAGGGGATTTGGATTTGTTTCTTTTCGAAATCAGCAG GAAGCGCAAAGTGCCATAAATGAGTTAACTG GTAAATGGCTTGGCAGTAGACAGATTCGTTGTAATTGGGCCACGAAAGGAGCCAATACCAATGATGAAAAGCAGAGTTCAGATTGCAAAGTTGTTGTGGAGTTAGCTAGTGGAGTTTCTGGGGAGATCACAG AAGAACGGCAAGAAATTACCAGTTATGACGGTCCAGAGAAGAATCCCCAATACACCACTGTTTATGTTGGCAATCTTGCTCCAGAG GTTACTTCTGTCGATCTCCATCATCATTTTCACGCCCTCGGTGTTGGAACTATTGAAGATGTTAGGGTGCAACGGGATAAAGGTTTTGGGTTTGTGAGATACAGTACCCATGGTGAAGCAGCTCTTGCTATACAGATGGGTAACACTCGGTTTCTGTTCGGTAAACCTATCAAG TGTTCATGGGGTAGCAAGCCAACTCCTCCGGGAACAGCCTCTACTCCTCTTCCTCCACCAGCTTCTCCGCATGTACCAGTGCCAGGTTTTTCACTTGCCGGTCTTGCAGCGTATGAACGCCAGATGGCTTTGAGCAAAATGAACGGTGCACACGCCCTTCTGCAACAGCAGCAGAATCAGCATGCCCTTAAGCAGGCAGCCATGGGAATGGGTGCTCTTGGAGCTGGGTATGGTACAGGATTCCCTAATGTCGCCGCCGCCCAGAACCTTATGTACTATCAGTAA
- the LOC127138698 gene encoding FCS-Like Zinc finger 14: protein MLRKRPSPMIGKLSELLVSGHRIMNTTGSPRGPLDTKMQSSSPRGLKNYDLSSVGLKIVAALDSSNKTCEVLPKHAVCTSNLNRSRPIQIQSAKNANGFQMDYSSMEEDEEYTYVTCHVPNKTFTKVYYDGEVRRQQGHNNNNNDVGVVRRSEPEPEPEPLFPTSNFLNSCHLCGKNLHGKDIYMYRGEKGFCSTECRSSQIMMDERKERCGSEAVELSSSPYTRGQIFSTGILAV, encoded by the exons ATGTTGAGGAAAAGACCCTCTCCAATGATCGGAAAATTGTCGGAACTCTTGGTCTCCGGCCACCGTATCATGAACACCACCGGAAGCCCAAGAGGCCCATTAGACACAAAGATGCAATCATCATCACCGAGAGGTTTAAAAAACTACGACCTCAGTAGCGTTGGTCTCAAGATCGTTGCAGCTCTCGATAGCAGCAACAAAACATGTGAAGTTTTGCCTAAACACGCTGTTTGTACATCGAATTTGAATCGATCAAGACCGATCCAAATTCAATCTGCGAAAAACGCAAACGGGTTTCAAATGGATTATTCAAGtatggaagaagatgaagaatacACATATGTCACATGCCATGTACCTAATAAAACCTTCACTAAGGTTTATTACGACGGTGAAGTTCGGAGACAACAAGgtcacaacaacaacaacaacgacgTTGGTGTTGTAAGAAGATCCGAACCGGAACCGGAACCGGAACCATTATTTCCAACCTCAAATTTTCTTAATTCATGTCACTTATGCGGAAAGAATCTACATGGAAAAGATATATACATGTATAG AGGTGAGAAAGGGTTTTGTAGCACAGAGTGTCGTTCGAGTCAAATAATGATGGATGAACGAAAAGAGAGGTGTGGTTCAGAGGCTGTGGAATTGTCGAGTTCACCATATACAAGGGGTCAAATATTTTCAACTGGAATTCTTGCGGTTTAA
- the LOC127135883 gene encoding secreted RxLR effector protein 161-like has translation MDTCKDISTPMGSGTYLDHDESRIPIDITKYRGMIGSLLYLTVVRPDIMYSLCLCARFQACPKESHLIDVKKIMKYLKGTYNIDLWYPKGSVSSLVGFSEADYVGCKADRKSRSGTCHIFGNALVSWSCKKEASVALSTAKAEYIVAGSYYAQILWLKQQLCDYGVILGSIILKCDNTSAIDISKNPIMHSRTKHIDIPHHFLRVTVKSPLLISKIN, from the coding sequence ATGGATACTTGCAAAGATATATCAACTCCAATGGGATCGGGCACATATCTTGATCATGACGAATCCAGAATTCCAATTGATATCACtaaatatcgaggtatgattggcTCTTTACTATACCTAACAGTTGTTCGACCTGACATTATGTATAGTTTATGTTTATGTGCACGATTTCAAGCTTGTCCAAAGGAATCTCATCTTATTGATGTGAAGAAGATAATGAAGTATCTCAAAGGGACATATAATATCGACTTATGGTATCCCAAAGGGAGTGTATCTAGTCTTGTTGGTTTCTCTGAAGCAGATTATGTAGGATGTAAGGCGGATAGAAAAAGCAGAAGTGGAACATGTCATATTTTTGGAAATGCTCTAGTTTCTTGGTCATGCAAAAAGGAAGCAAGTGTGGCTCTCAGCACTGCAAAAGCAGAATATATTGTCGCAGGTAGTTATTATGCTCAGATTCTCTGGTTAAAACAACAACTTTGTGACTATGGTGTGATTCTAGGAAGCATAATACTCAAGTGTGATAACACTAGTGCAATCGatatttcaaagaatcctatAATGCATTCAAGAACCAAGCATATTGATATACCTCATCACTTCTTAAGGGTGACAGTGAAATCTCctttattgatatccaaaatCAACTAG